AGCACGGCAAGCTGCAGCTGTTCCCCTGGCAGCACGCGCCGTCCAAGATCTGGGGGCGGGTCGGCGACGGCGCCGGGCACCAGCAGCAGGAAAACCACCTGCATTGGCGCAACCTGGCGGAACTGGACTGGCAGGCCTTTCTCGAACAGATGATCGACAGCCTGCCCACCGAGGCGATCTGGATCACCATCGACAAGGATGTGCTGGCCAGCGAAGACGCCGCCACCAACTGGGACCAGGGCGGCATGCGCCTGACCCACCTGCTGCAGGCCCTGCGCACCCTGGCCGCGCGCAAGCGGATTCTGGGCATCGACGTCTGCGGCGAGTTCGCCCAGCCGGCCTTCAGCAACGCCTTCAAACGCTGGGAAGCCAAGTCCGACCAGCCTCCGGCCGAGCGCTGGAGCCAGGACGACCTGCTGCGCAACTCGGTGACCAATGAAGCCCTGATCTCGCTGTTCGAGGAGCTGTTCCCGTGACCCTGACCGTTGTTCTGCTGGTGGCCTTTTCCATTGTCCTGGACGTGGTCGGCCAACTCTGTTTCAAGCTCGGCCTGGACCGCCTGCCAGAGCTGGAAGGCGGTTTTCGCCTGAACGCTTTCTGGGGCCAGGTGTTCAACGCGCCCTTGCTGTGGTGCGGCATCGGCGCCTACGCCATCGAGTTCTTCGTCTGGCTCGAAGCCCTGTCCCGGGCGCCCCTGAGCCTGCTGTTCCCCGCGGCGGCCCTGGCCTATTGCGGCGTGGTACTGGCGGGCAAGGTGGTGCTGGGCGAGACCGTCAGCCGTCGGCGCTGGATGGGCACGCTGGTGATCACCGCCGGGGTGATGCTGGTGTGCGTGGCCAGTACCTGAGCCTTATTCAACGAATAGAAGGAGACGTTTCATGAGTTCCAATACCTCCCACGGCTGGCTGCACGAGCGCCTGGGCACCATCGTGCTCTGGGCCTTGCTGATCGGTTTCGAAAGCGCCGGGCAGATCGCCACCAAGGTTGGCGGCGACCAGCTGGGCCAGATGGATTTCAACCTGCAGTGGCTGGCGGCGGTCGCGGTCAACCCCGGGGTGCTGATGGCGATTGCCTGCTATATCGGCGCGTTTTTCGTGTGGATGCTGATCCTGCGGCGCAGCAGCCTGTCCCTGGCCTTCCCCTTGAGCTCCCTGGTATTCGTGGTGGTGCTGCTGGGCTCGTGGCTGGGCCTGGGCGAGCAGATCAGCCTGCTGCACTGGGTCGGGGTCTTTGTGATCATCGGCGGGATTGCCCTCTTGGCGGAGGGTGAAGAGGCCTGAGGGCCTCTTTGCTACAGCGAAGGGATGTTGTGCAGGAGCCGGCTTGCTGGCGAAGGCGATCTTGCCGGCCCCTTCGCTGGCAAGCCAGCTCCTACAGCCACGGGGTTTAGGTCTTGCGGTGGGACACCAGGAAACCCAGGCCGTGGGACACCGGAATCACTTTCACCCCGGCAGCCCGTTGCTGCTCGCGGATCTCGCGGTGGAAAGCCTTGACCTTGGTCCAGTGCATCTTCGGCCGGTAGTGATGCTCGGCGTGGTAGCCGTTGTTCATCCAGATCAGGTTGTACAGCGGGCTGTAGGAGCTCACGCCCCAGGCGATCGGCAGGTCCGGGTTGCCCCCCAGGTGCTCGTAGTAGCCATTGAGCGACGACAGCGACTGCCCCAGGTACCAGAACGGCAGCAGCACCAGCACCGCATGCCAGTCATACAGCGCCAGGGCCAGATAGAACGCCACTGTGACGCCGATCTCCACTTTTACCCAACGTGCATCGTCAGGCCGTTTGCGCTGCATTTCCTGGTAGATCTCCTTGGGGTCGTCGCGGAAAAAGCTCAGGAAGGTGTAGGCCCA
The DNA window shown above is from Pseudomonas protegens CHA0 and carries:
- a CDS encoding arginase family protein, which translates into the protein MNILDLDHSLTAQEPIIRRLNSGQARRLDLLDLGPKLRLWSTERTYRHFTERLRQRPRHSGPQPEIFFVGSGDYHHLTPAFLGDLQEPVSLIHFDNHPDWVRLAPRRHCGSWVNRALKLPHIQRIVTLGPCSEDLHNPQLRGGNVAALKHGKLQLFPWQHAPSKIWGRVGDGAGHQQQENHLHWRNLAELDWQAFLEQMIDSLPTEAIWITIDKDVLASEDAATNWDQGGMRLTHLLQALRTLAARKRILGIDVCGEFAQPAFSNAFKRWEAKSDQPPAERWSQDDLLRNSVTNEALISLFEELFP
- a CDS encoding EamA family transporter → MSSNTSHGWLHERLGTIVLWALLIGFESAGQIATKVGGDQLGQMDFNLQWLAAVAVNPGVLMAIACYIGAFFVWMLILRRSSLSLAFPLSSLVFVVVLLGSWLGLGEQISLLHWVGVFVIIGGIALLAEGEEA
- a CDS encoding fatty acid desaturase family protein, which gives rise to MARPAYRLLAYSLWDLIPIAMALVHFAFVLWLVLDFHALSWWVIVPAALLYSVSLSWSINSISHNQIHNAYFTPGWMNRGFDLLLSVTIGFSQTLYRDIHNRHHRGNSDLPDANGKTVDPLSIYLHGKDGQPDNPWAYTFLSFFRDDPKEIYQEMQRKRPDDARWVKVEIGVTVAFYLALALYDWHAVLVLLPFWYLGQSLSSLNGYYEHLGGNPDLPIAWGVSSYSPLYNLIWMNNGYHAEHHYRPKMHWTKVKAFHREIREQQRAAGVKVIPVSHGLGFLVSHRKT